From the Hemicordylus capensis ecotype Gifberg chromosome 1, rHemCap1.1.pri, whole genome shotgun sequence genome, the window TTTTtggcagccacctaatgacagAGTGGGGAAACGActggattagcaagccagaggttgccagttcgaatccccgctggtatgtttcccagactttggggaacacttatatcaggcagcagtgatataggaagatgctgaaaggcatcatctcatactgcgcaggagatgacaatggtaaacccctcctgtattctaccaaagacaaccacagggctctgtggtcgccaggagtcgacatcaacttgataacacactttacctttatatttttGGCAGACTAGGCAGCAAAACTTGGCACAGTGCAAAGCAAGTAActgaggggcacagaaggggccagGTGCAAACTTTGCCCATTAGaatagatttgggggggggggggggagatgatgtCCTAAACATAAGTGGGACTGTGGAAGTGACCTCCTGAGGAATTACACCTATTGCTTTATCTATGTGTGTGTTAATTTGcatatattgattgattaagtgccgtcaagtctgtgtcaactcttagtgaccacatagatagattctctccaagatgatcggtcttcaacttgacctttaaggtctctcagtggtgcattcatggctgtcctgATCCAGTCCATCTTGCCTTGCTactagtcgtcctcttctctttccttcaacttttcccagcattatggatttctaaAGGGAGCTGGGTAGGGATTTCGCATAGGATATACAGACTGCCTTTCCTTCAATTACCACGGGGGTCCATAGCAATGGAGGGCAAGTTATTTGTGGGTGGAGGGGTGGCTTGCCTTCCTTCTCCAGGCAGGGACTGCATGCCCCTACATGTTTGGCGGCGTTTGAACAGGGGCAATATCAAAAGTGTCCAAACAGGTCCTTGTTTTCACCTTTGAAATGCTGAGGAGTCTGCAGTTCAGAAACTGAGAATAGAGTTTTTACAGGACGAAGAAGTGGGCATCTTGCATTTCTAAGAGAAAACTGAACAAGAGCCATCACTCCCTCAGCAGCAATGCAAGACGCTGGGTGTAACTTCCCCTCAGAGAACTTCGTGCTGAATGGAGCTGTctgggaggcgaaaagcagcCACCAAATCTTAGTCCCGTCCAGATTTAGGGGACAAAAAGCTGCCTTCGTTCAGCACTCAACCAACCATCCCCGCTCCCTCCGCATGGCTGCTCTTGTTGGGCGGCTCCACGTTTTCCTCGCAGCCGGAGCAAGCCCTGCTCCGCGGGCGCGTGGCGGCTAGCAGGATAACTCCCCGCCCTGCAGCTGCTCCGAAGCCCAGGACCAACTTACCACGACACGAGCGACGGAGTAGACTGTGTGTGACGCAATCAAAGCGGGAAGAAGCGGCCCCCCAGCTCAAGTCGCCGCAACCAGGCGAGGCAGCGTCACTTTCCGGAGCGGTAGCTTAGCACTGGCTTTGGGGCTCCTCCTCTCCAGCTCGCACCTCACAGTTAGCTTATGCGCCTTGAGTGCCAAAGGTAGGGAGGCAACTTCTTCATCTCGAGCCGTCCCGCTGTCTTCACCATAAAATAGAGCCCTCAAAGCAAGCCGAGTGCCCACCCCACAGTTGTGCTAAAGCTTCCTTGGGATAAAGTCACATGGGCAGCAGCCAGACTaaggtagtcatgactaagtccccttgaaattaatgggacttgcgTTAGTTATGACTAAGGGTATACCCTGAAGCTCAGAGCAGAAATGCAGCTATACTGTATACTGAGCAAAGCTGTCTTCAAATGCAGTATGCCCCCTGTGTAATCATGCTTTTATGGCACTTCAAAGTGAAAGGAGCAAACAGCAGAACAGTAGCACACTATGTTATCTGCGGTCACCCAACAAAGACTTCAACAGAAATGAATGCAGCTAAATTAATATTGAGATCATAAAAACGAATGCTATTAAGAGGATTAGCAAGGGCAATAAGATGTGAGCATCTCTCAAAGAAGAAAAACATCACTTCTTTGGCTCTGGTAtgagagctaaatggaccagatAGACTAGATAATCCCCCTACTTACTCAGTTCTACATGTTTAGAACCTCTTGATCCAAGTTCTTGATCCAAGACACAATAATTCCATAGGACAGGGCAGGAATTTAAAATTTACAACCCTAAGTACAAAGACAGATGGCCAGCAATACTGGTCCTTAGCTTCTTGCTGGTTGGTTACTGCAAATCCGTGTCATCCTGAACCTATACACATGGGTGGCATCCAGACTTTAAGGATGGGTGGCATCCAGACTTTAAGCAGAGTGGGCTGCATTCCACTGGCAGGGAGTGCCCCTAGGATAAATAGCACCCTGGGGAAGAAGTGCTTTcagaatgcacatgcacatatgcaTGCGGACACActggttagtttatcagtgttgccaagtgGCTTATACATTCTTAGCTCAGCTTGGAGCTCCCTTCAAGGAAGTGCCCTGGGCAACTGCCCCTCTCATCCATCCCTAAGGGCAGTCCTGGATCAATGGAAGTGCCTGTGAATGGAAGGAGACTTGCACTCATGATATCAAAACCTTTTGTTGATCAGCACTCAGTTGGTGGAAGCTCCTTGACCAATGGAATGAGAGTTGCCCTCACAAGGGACCCTTGGAcaagcagggctctccttccatCCATGGAAGCAGCTTCCGCTGACAAGACATCACTTCATTACAGGTCTGGATGCTATCCCTTAAATAGAAGTATGTGTTGgaggcagcatcagctctcagctgcaatgtctcatagtgaccaatggggttttttagggtcatggatagaAGTGCGGGGCTCCTCTCCTCTttattcttccagtgttagtttccattttgtctctccagagatggctgtttgttttggtttttctcttcagccatgagctacagctgaaatgaagctgcaggcttttccacatttgtttgtaaccttttctttaaataaatccttgtcattcttcaatactaaagaactgtctcaagacctctttctttgctgctttctcaccaaactggttttgctttgctgtttggggactgaactgccattcttccctacAGTATGTATATCCCATAAACATGTGCTGTCAGCTCAACTGGTGACAACTCAAAGTGAGTCTTCTCTATAATTGCTCTGGGGCTATGGAACACACATTCTGTTGAGATTAGAACTGCTTTGtctctgttggcttttaggagacAGCTAAAGACATATCTCTTACAACTAAAGAcatatctcttcagccaagctttttagctatctggtagtttaaaaaatctatatatttatttctcctaggtgtacccatcactaatcacAGCTCTcacatgtggcagctctcgtgtggcatcatgtgtggcagctctcgcaagagtttgagaacagctgccagactagcaacagggatggggagaaaatggctgctgggatgaggaggcggtggcaggccaaCCCAGCCACCTggatgaggaggcggcggcgggctggCCCGACCACCGGGATGAGGAGGTGCCGGCAGGCTGGCCCGGCCGCCAGGagcgggcagcagcaggcaggaggagtgaacgggccagcctgaaagccagctAGAAACTGTGGCCAGGTGGGGtcagggggagaagcaggccaggcGGGCcggcagaggtgcagatgctctgtatgttttaattgttaaaatttcttggtttgttttattgctgtaaactgcttaGAATTTGGCaggcttccctctaaggtgcatgcATGCGGGTGCACCAACCCCCAGGGCCCCGCACAGCCATTTCTGGCAGGTGCACAGTCTCTACTGCCCAACTGCCtggcaccccatttccccctctccctggccaggcttcctcctcctcctcctcctccctccctccctcccccaactcaATGCACAGCAGGTGTTGCCTCCTTTTTTTAACTCTGAAAGCCCGCCACTGAGCAGTGCGGCGGGATGGTGGGTGGTGAGCTGCTTACACCTCTCCTCCTCTCAAGTGACTGCAAGGGCTCTGCTCTCTGCAGCCCGTTTCCAGCATTCCTTCCGCAtggcactctcccctccccctttctctgtAGCCAGCTGCCTCCGCTGTGCCCCATCCCGCCACCGGCAGCAGCAATCTTTAGGGGCAAAAGGGgggacttcccccacccccagctactgccagcttaaaaaaaataattaattaaaacctGTTAcagtgggggcctgggggtgggggtgggggagtcccaTCTCTGCCACTGCGACTAGTAAGTCAGGGGATGAAGGAAATGGTTCAGGGATGGGATGGGGCTGTGAAAGAAAAAGTGTTGTTGTGGGTTAAAATGCggtctctctcccctgctgcaagttaatgTATTGAATGATATCAAAGTTGGTCAGCATACTCCTCTGGGTGGGTTCTGCAAAAATAGCTTAAACACATGGAATTATGGCTTTCTTAAAGTACTTTGGTTCTGAGCCTTTCACATTTTCAAATATACGTATATTATGTTGATGCCTAGAAAGTTGATTGGATTCTGTGGATGCTAAAAGAAGCCTGTAGGTTGTGTAAAAATCTCTCAGGCACTGGTTTAGACATTTAAAGTCCTTCACATGGCCCTACACAgttatctgaaggactgtctactcactttatttatttaccaccaaATTGTAACATCTTGAGGTGGTTTATTTCCAACAAAAACAGTTGAAAAATGTTtattagaattattttaaaaattaaaaaattataaaaaattaaaaatttatatgaaatttatttttaaacatttgtgCTCGGCAAAAAATTAATTATTTCCATGTGTGTGGcagcgcacactgccttgatactgctttccgttcactgatgataaaaattcgAGGAATGCTGGACTTTGGTAGTAGTATAAATATGTCAAGCGAATATATTTCCACATAAGTGGCTTAGGTTTAGATCACCATAAGTGGTGGTCTTAGTCTTAAATGCCTTTATTGAGACTTacgggccagtgtggtgtagtggttagagtgctggactaggatcggggagacccgagttcaaatccccattcagccaggatactagctgggtgactctgggccagtcacttctctctcagcctaacctacttcacagagttgttgtgaggagaaacttaactatgtagtacactgctctgggctccttggaggaagagcaggatataaatgtaataaataattatcCATGAAACTTGCTTGTATGTAAGAGTAATTAGGACTGCAGTTTCTAGCTGTGTTTGCATGAACATAAGACAAGCAACTTTAAGTATTCTTCAGCAGGAACTATTCAGGAATGAGAGCTTTACCTCTGTACCGTTCATGCATTTGAAAAACAGCAATACATTATACTGtccttggggttttttaaaaaaaaactaataaGGTAATGCCAAGTAAAGTAACATGAGGAATCCTAGAGATCTTAGGTCTGCTTCAGTGCTTCCTACAGTGCAACTACTAGTGACACTGTTATACGCTCTGTGAAAGAAAGAGGCTGAGAAGGTGAAGAACAGGCCCTATTGCTGTAAATATTAACAAGGATGAAAAATGATCTTAGATATTAACTCCTTTTTGAAAAGAACTAGATAGTATTGCATGTTCCTCAATTTAACTGCTCTTTCTGTTCTGAACAGTCAGTACAGGACAGGATAGTAAATACAACCTTAACCATGTTGGTTAAACTGGAGAACGGTTTGTGTGAACATGGCCTAACATAATTGGCACTTAGAAGTAGCCTTTTTACAGCTAAACATGAGCTAATTTTTCATTCTGCATGACCAAGATTTCTGTTTAATCCCCCAAGCTTGAATTTTATTTGACCAAAATGACTTAGTTCAATAAAATATGTAACTTTTCTGTCTGGTTATTCTCCCTCACTGGGTCCAACACAGTGACAGCAAAGGCATATCTTTGGAGGCACCACTGCCTTCAGAGATTAGTCCACACACAGATTTGGAAATGGTAGCAAGAGGGTGGCAGAtacaggggcagcccaaggtattgtggtgcctgaggcaaagtGCTAAATGCTGCTGTGCCCCACTTCCCAggagggggccagccccctttcaaaaatgcaagctttgaaagtggcaaggttgtcagcagcaggaacagaggcggattaacgtagtagcaaatgtagcatttgctacgggccccgcattttcgagggccccacacgcctggcttccaactgggaattaaagttaaaactttacttgttttatttggtccatgttagatcaaatatcccttttctgctaaatatgcgttttaagagaaggcccagcacagcatctgtccagtggctgttgctggtgcctaccacatttttctttttggagtgtgagccctttggagacagagaggcatctatccactctttatttttctatgtaaaccactttgagaattttgatgggggaaacggtatataaatgttcactgttgttgtagtaagtgtgagtttgtggcttggtctcccatactccaaaatatagcaaatgaaaaaattgaattactttactatgcaagtaaataatttacgttttaatatttatgtgcatttttttttacatttagggcccctttataacatatgctacaggccccacactagcttaatccggccctgagcAGGAAGGGTTTCCTTCCTACAGCACTCAAACTGCTGGAACTATTGCTATGTGTAAACACACCTACTCCGCTTTATGGTTAAaattctgtgcacacttacttggaattAATCCCCTGGCTTGAACACACTGAAGCTTACTTGCATATTACTATTGACTACTTTactgaacttttatatgtgttaacATAATAAGTAAAGGTTGATTCCACATCTCCACACAATCTGCACACATCCTCTCATATAGTTCAATTTGAGAAAAGGCAAGAATCACCCTTTTCTTCCCCTTAACAGCTGGGTTGCTGCAATTAACATTTAGAAGCAACATGACCTCATTTGTTGACAGCACACTTGTTGCTATCTTTCTCAATCATGCCATTTTACTTTGTAAAGTGTCACTTCTACTTCCTACTAGCACCTCCTTCCAGAAATCATGCAGTTGTGTAACTAGAAttgtttccctgctaactgggcaaagaggcaccttgtaaagaGGCACTCATTCTCTTAGTAGAGGGAGAACTTTATATACAGCTCAGcttctttccagtggctgtttgctagTGTCTCTTGGGACAGGGaccatctttttattttatgttaagaAAATCATGAACAAAGAAGATGTTATAAGAGCATAAGCAGTCTCACAGACATCCCTAAACTTACTTACAGCTTAAGCATCCCAGTGTATGCACTGGTTAACACATCATTTTTCAAACTATTATACACTGAGTGACAGTGTGCCACACCCCAATAATTCTCTTTTATCCAGGATTAATTGATTCCTAATAACCAGCACCCTAAACTGTATTTCCCATAACTTCTAACATATTTAGATACACTCTTATCATAtagggaggggaaagggttttAGGCCCATTATTTTAATGCATATTTTCATAATCCTAAATTTTATCCTCATATTTCTATATTAGATTATGTATTAATTACCCCAGAAATTATTTCACAATCATTGATAAGAATTAATCACACACCAGTCTTTTACCCTATTTTTGTCCCCTTTTCTATAACATAAAAAAGAGTAAGACAATCATACCaactgaacccacacagagcatctgtgcactagagCTTTGTTGCTCGCCTTCGTTGCTCATCACAGCCCCTGCTTTGCTCAGAGAGCCACCCACTCTCAACTGCCCCCACCCGCCACTCGTTcactcactcacctcctccccatcgctcgctcgctcacttgccccctccgcTTGTTCActtgcttgccccctccccactcgcTCACCCCTTGCCCGCCACTCGCTTGTCCCTCCCCGCTGCTTGCTCACTCTcaccccccctccctgctgctcacccaCTCCCTCCCTACCCActcttcttccctatctgcatatggaatctccactgcccaatcaccatggtgcttctactctgttacctccgattggtaaagcactgtgtgggtggagcTTGCCACCTACATCCTTAGTGTATTATATTTAGAGATTAACTTATCTATATTTCCTGACCTTTTGAATATTCCGAAACAACTTGATTAGAAGAGGCTCCTGTTCATTATGGAaatgaacaattttaaaaaattacttgtaCTTGCCCTCATATGGCATTATACCTATATGATCACTAAATTTAGATTTTGTGATTATTATGTGAATGAAGAAAGTCTTCACATTACATTATTTTGACATATTTTGACAGCCTGAAAATAGAAGGGGTTTTTTAACAGCTTGTAACATCTGAAAACTCAGTATGATTAGAATAGTCATCACTTAAGCAAAAATGCCACCTTTCTTTAAATATAAACATAACTTGCAGATTAGAACAAACATACATACTGAAATAAGTTAACATTGGGGCAATTAATACAAGAATCAATACCACTTCATATTGTTATGAACTTCCATCACTGGCTGATATTTTCATCACTCAGGGCCAATCTAAGATCTGCCTTGCCTGAGGTAGGGCGCCAAATGCCACTGTCATTCCCCACTCCCCATTCAATGGCCTGCAGAACCTTGTCTTGTCCAATGCTGCCATCCTTTACCTGGCAGTGCACCAGAGCATGAAGAACTGCTCCTCCTGCTTTTTCTGGATTAAAAAACAAGAGAAGCAGGAGAGGAAGCGAGTGGTGGTCTGGACTGTCTCTCCCTTCTTTTGGGATCAGTGGGCCGTGTTGCCACTGATAGGGACTGAGGCATAGCTGTCAAGGGTTATATTGACCACAATTATATCAATATCTAATACAGTAGAGATGAAATTGTTAGGAACCTGCAAGCACTACTTGGTCTAATATTAACACAGAATATTGTTAAAATACTTCTTTAATCAAAAACCACATTATCACTTTCTACACCAATTCATCTCAGTACTACAAGACTCAGGGGGacatttttaatcttttatttccTCAGTTATGGACATAATCCATAACCTACTGATGTGTATGTTACCTGATCCATGGAAGAGCTACTTCCACATTAGGACCATACCATCCTGGTAATGTCTGTTAGGAGAAACTAGACTAGACAATGCTGGTAACCAAAGGACTAGACTAGACAATGCTGGTGACCATACCCAATAAGGTTTTCAGACTCTATAAAGTTTTGTGTAGTCACTGGACTAGACAATGCTGGCATGACCAGGGAAAAGACGTATTATCAGTCACTATTTTTTGCAAACAGTTCTTACCTGAGTAGCATGGCATCCAGCCATGTGGAAACAGCTAATATATAAAATTATCAGAAAATATATAAAATCTTTACCACGCAGTCCTatacaagtttactcagaaggaagtggAGTTTAATGGGCTTACTCTCATGTAGGTGTACATCGAATTACAGTCTGTCACCAGCAGTCCCTTGTTGATGGGATCGGTATTTTGGAGAAAATGTGCTTTGTATTGCATTAGAATTTCTTTCCATGAATTTGTTCATTTACTTTGAAAAGTAAGCACAAGTCAATATAAACAATACATatatatttagttaaaagccagCATCAATATGGCACAGCATATCCAGGTTTCCTTACCTCAAAGCACTGGTTGCTACCCTTATTCGGGCAAACTTGGTGCACCAAGCCCAGCTAATCCACTCTCACTTTGTAATCCCCTGTGCAATAGCTGTACTCCATATTAAACTATTAAAAAAGTTTGATCCTTCAGGACGATTATGTGCAGGAAATCTGGTGCTATCTGTTCTGTTAAGAAGACaggtgcacaaaactagttttaTAACATAAATAAGCAGCTGCTATTACATACACAAAAAGAACATGCTGCTTTGAACTAGACAGTTTCTCAGACAATGCCTCCCAATGCAATTATCTCAAATGTCCAGCTATCAGAGATATATGAGCTGTTTGAGATATTATGCAAATCTGTTAGATTGCTTTTATAGAACAGATTAGTTGCCCATGTGGTTAACATCATTAAAATGTCTTATCAAAATATTTGAATAGCTCTTTTCTTGTTTCCCAAGGGAGTGAAAGCAAAGGCACCATCTAGCCActggttttttccccccaaattcaatttttattagcACCATCTAGCCACTGTTAGTTAATCTGATGTCCTTACAATTCAAGTGGACTATATGTTTAAATTTCACCTGCTGAAATAATGGAACTTAAAAATGCTGGATCACACCCAATTTTTCCTCCCTTCAATCCATGCAGATTTGTCAGAAAAACAGACAGTCCTATTAAACCAAGACATACATGTTTACTCACAAATACATTTCAActgtttatttaaataaaataaaaactttacAAATTTACCAAAACTGTGCTATTCTTTATTTGCATGTTCTAAAAAGTTTGTTTTAAGTACTGAACTTTGTTTTGAGTCCTTATAACATTCACAGCATTTGTCTATGCGCGATTACACGTGGTCAAGAAATACAGAAAAGAACTTTAATAAACTGGTCCAGTCCCTAGTccaggagagggagaaaatttattTCTCCCCAGTTCCTGTCCTGTTTCTAGACCAGAGACAGCAAATTAAGTTAAAAATGACAAAATTCATTACATTTGTCCCTGCACACTCAGTTCTTTAcagactcttttttaaaaaaaacacacacaacactgaGCATGTGTTGCTATGTTACTGTAATAAGTTATTTAAACACAATGAGATGACAACTTACGAATACTTATATTTCGCCAGTCAGTAAAATCTATACACAAGGGCTGAACTTCACTCACCATTCTCTTAAAAGTTATTCATGTCCACATCCAGGCCAGCTATAATACAGCAGGTTGATACACCCTAGCTAGCATCAACAAGTGTCTCTTTTTCAGAAGATTGTGagcaaaacctttttaaaaatgcaagtccTGGAGAAGCGGCCCATTTAGCACGTgaagcagattcagacccaaGAAGCCGATCTCATTTTCATCTGTAAGACACCCGAGGGCgtaagtgtggtgtgtgtgtgtgcacctttcCTTTGACGTTCCATCAGCAAAGATGGATTGTGGTTAGATGAACAATAGTAGACCATTTGAGAGAAATTATTTCGATGAAGCAAAACGGGTAGAAGAGAGAGGGGGCTGCCTTTGGAGCTGGATCCAATGAAATGGCAGAGATTTATGTCATTTTTGAGAAAAGGCACAAAACATGTCGTAGTAAGAAGGCTCTAGGCCGAGAGAAGAAGAAATCCAAAGTCAACAACAACAGGTGATGTGCGGACTTGGCCTTTCGCGATGAATGAGCCAGGGGGACGGGCATCTCTGGGGGAGAGCGTGGAGGGGGCATGCGCCCCTtgaggcagggggctggcagctCAGAGGGTGCTCAAGTGAGGCAAGGTGTCCAGCTTGTCGGCCCGGTCGCGGGCGGCAGCACTCTCCACGCCACGGAGCCACTCGGTGCACTTGCGCACCAGCCCCTCGTCCGCCGGTAAGGCTCCGGGGGCGCCggccgcctcttcctcctcctcgtaCTCCACGTCGTCGTAGCGGTGGCGCTCGTTCAGCAGCGACACCTGGAGCAGAGCGCGCAAGTCCCCGCCCGAGCCCCCCGCCAGGGGGCGCTTCGCGGCGTCGGGGGAGGCGGGGCGTGCCGCTCGCCCTCGCTGCTGCTTCTCCAGTCTGCGGCGCTGCAGCACCCGGATCGCCTCCGGGGGAAGGCTGAGCGAGAAGCGCACCGCGGCCTCTCCGCGCCCGCCTGGCGCCGCGCAAAGGCTCTCGGTGGAGCGCGTCGTCAACACTGAGCGGCCCCGGGCCGGGGGTTGGGGAGGAGCCCCCGCGGCTGGGGCTGCTGAGGGCGGCGCGGgggtcctgctgctgccgccgccgccttgagCCACTCTGCTGCGCGGCAGCTGCTTCTGGAGAGAGACGCTGGGCCAAGAGCTGGAGAAGGCGCCCGAGCGCTCCGAAGGCGCCGCCTTCCGAGGCGGCTTGATTGGAGTGAAGGGCGCCGGCGCTGCCACCTTCCTGGGAGCCGCCGCTGGCGGAGAGGGCTCCTGCTGCTTCCTCGGCGACAGTCGAGGGGCGGCAGCAGGTGCCGGCGGCgcgaggggcggcagggaggaggaCATGGCGCAGCGGCCGGCGGGAGCGCCCCCTCCTCTCTGTCGCTCAGCTCGACATCTTCGCTTCGGCGGGGG encodes:
- the PRR18 gene encoding proline-rich protein 18; translated protein: MSSSLPPLAPPAPAAAPRLSPRKQQEPSPPAAAPRKVAAPAPFTPIKPPRKAAPSERSGAFSSSWPSVSLQKQLPRSRVAQGGGGSSRTPAPPSAAPAAGAPPQPPARGRSVLTTRSTESLCAAPGGRGEAAVRFSLSLPPEAIRVLQRRRLEKQQRGRAARPASPDAAKRPLAGGSGGDLRALLQVSLLNERHRYDDVEYEEEEEAAGAPGALPADEGLVRKCTEWLRGVESAAARDRADKLDTLPHLSTL